Proteins encoded together in one Hevea brasiliensis isolate MT/VB/25A 57/8 chromosome 16, ASM3005281v1, whole genome shotgun sequence window:
- the LOC110652271 gene encoding non-specific lipid-transfer protein 2: MKKVSGSSLWMVVAVAALMLLTEVRLSNAVTCNPVQLSSCLPAISSSTAPSSTCCSKLREQKPCLCGYLKNPNLKQYVNSPGARKVANACGVPLPNC; the protein is encoded by the coding sequence ATGAAGAAGGTTTCTGGTTCATCCCTATGGATGGTTGTGGCGGTGGCGGCGCTGATGCTTTTAACAGAGGTGCGCTTGTCAAATGCAGTGACTTGCAATCCAGTGCAGCTGAGCTCATGCCTGCCGGCGATCTCGTCTTCGACGGCGCCATCAAGCACTTGCTGCAGCAAGTTGAGAGAGCAGAAGCCTTGCCTTTGTGGGTACCTGAAGAACCCAAACCTGAAACAGTATGTGAACTCACCTGGTGCCAGAAAGGTTGCTAATGCCTGTGGGGTTCCCCTCCCAAATTGCTAG